In Gemmobacter sp. 24YEA27, a genomic segment contains:
- a CDS encoding SLC13 family permease encodes MADRCAASHLAGLDRAGGAVICLWPGAGLTGPKCLNEEIGYGTLFFVAAIMGLGAVIATSGLGEWIVGQASGLIGLAPGQPLRSTLALGAIATLVALVTNQPGVPLVMTPGAGHLAEVTGLPLATVLMTQALAFSNVMLPFQAPPLIMAAQTGNLPMREMTRICLILFGLTLLVLTPLDLVWWWCLGMFPLS; translated from the coding sequence GTGGCTGACCGATGCGCTGCATCACATCTCGCCGGGCTGGATCGCGCTGGCGGGGCGGTGATCTGTCTCTGGCCGGGCGCCGGGCTGACCGGGCCGAAATGCCTGAATGAAGAGATCGGCTACGGCACCCTGTTCTTTGTCGCGGCGATCATGGGGCTCGGGGCGGTGATTGCGACCAGTGGGCTGGGCGAATGGATCGTCGGTCAGGCATCCGGGCTGATCGGGCTCGCGCCGGGGCAGCCGCTGCGCAGCACCCTGGCGCTTGGCGCGATCGCGACGCTGGTGGCGCTGGTGACCAATCAGCCCGGCGTGCCACTGGTCATGACCCCGGGCGCCGGCCATCTGGCAGAGGTGACCGGTCTGCCGCTGGCCACGGTGCTGATGACCCAGGCACTTGCGTTTTCCAATGTGATGCTGCCGTTTCAGGCGCCGCCTTTGATCATGGCCGCCCAGACCGGCAATCTGCCGATGCGCGAGATGACCCGGATCTGCCTGATCCTCTTCGGGCTGACGCTTCTGGTGCTGACGCCGCTTGATCTGGTCTGGTGGTGGTGTCTCGGCATGTTTCCGCTATCGTAA
- a CDS encoding LysR substrate-binding domain-containing protein, with protein sequence MGRFSIWLAAPKGMVADPSDPDWQALAEQTWILPSERPSCCGLAGEALFLRHQFRPRQVIGIDREAATRSLIASGAGPGFLHDRAAFAARDNGELELICQAGQGGDVVFATLASRAEEPLIAATGAIADDLWP encoded by the coding sequence GTGGGGCGGTTCAGCATCTGGCTTGCCGCGCCGAAAGGCATGGTGGCGGATCCGTCCGATCCCGACTGGCAGGCCCTGGCAGAACAGACCTGGATCCTGCCCTCCGAGCGCCCGAGCTGTTGTGGCCTGGCTGGCGAGGCGCTGTTCCTGCGCCACCAGTTCCGTCCGCGCCAGGTGATCGGGATCGACCGCGAGGCCGCAACCCGCAGCCTGATCGCAAGCGGGGCCGGTCCCGGCTTTCTCCATGACAGGGCGGCGTTTGCCGCGCGCGACAATGGCGAGCTGGAGCTGATCTGCCAGGCCGGGCAGGGCGGTGATGTGGTTTTCGCAACCCTCGCCAGTCGGGCGGAAGAGCCGCTGATTGCTGCCACAGGCGCAATCGCAGATGATCTCTGGCCGTGA
- a CDS encoding LysR family transcriptional regulator: MDIHELRSFIAVAAVGSITRASEQLCLSQPAVSAHIKALEEELGLVLFRRNPRGMGLTDDGARLLSGAEAILAAHRDFLACAQLLRGRLSGPLRIAGGGNSDPEPPGLLVSALSARHPEIAVTLVQASSGEVIRGLREGNFDAGFFNAPAPDGAGRI; encoded by the coding sequence ATGGATATCCATGAGCTGCGCAGTTTTATCGCGGTGGCGGCGGTGGGCAGTATCACCCGCGCCTCGGAACAGCTTTGTCTGAGCCAGCCGGCGGTCAGCGCCCATATCAAAGCATTGGAGGAGGAGCTGGGCCTCGTGCTCTTCCGGCGCAATCCGCGTGGGATGGGGCTGACCGATGACGGTGCCCGGCTGCTGTCCGGGGCCGAAGCAATCCTGGCGGCGCATCGCGACTTCCTCGCCTGTGCGCAGCTTTTGCGCGGGCGGCTGTCCGGCCCGCTGCGGATCGCGGGGGGCGGCAATTCTGACCCGGAACCGCCAGGCCTTCTGGTTAGCGCGCTTTCTGCCCGCCATCCGGAAATCGCGGTGACCCTGGTACAGGCGAGCAGCGGTGAGGTGATCCGCGGGCTGCGGGAGGGCAATTTTGACGCAGGGTTCTTCAATGCGCCCGCGCCGGACGGTGCCGGGAGGATCTGA
- the nusA gene encoding transcription termination factor NusA yields MAITSANQLELLQTAEAVAREKMIDPDLVIQAMEDSLARAAKSRYGADMDIRVAIDRKTGRASFTRVRTVVEDDAVENYHAQLTVKQAKDYLKDPAIGDEIVDEVPPVDLGRIAAQSAKQVILQRVREAERDRQFDEFKDRKGTIINGAVKREEYGNVIVDIGRGEGILRRNEKIGREAYRIGDRIRCYIKDVRREVRGPQVFLSRTDPQFMAELFKMEVPEIYDGIIEIKAVARDPGSRAKIAVISYDNSIDPVGACVGMRGSRVQAVVNELQGEKIDIIPWNQDQATFLVNALQPAQVSKVVFDDEGGKIEVVVPDEQLSLAIGRRGQNVRLASQLTALDIDILTEAEESTRRQAEFAARTALFMETLDVDEMMAQLLVAEGFTNLEEVAYVDQDELLSIDGFDEGTADELQARARDYLEEQAKKSLEAARAMGVEESLIEFEGLTPQMLEVLGKDGVKTLEDFATCADWELAGGWTTENGQRKKDDGLLEKFGVSLDDAQNLVMTARVMLGWVDPTEMMPAEAEETEEDETGEEETGA; encoded by the coding sequence ATGGCGATTACCTCGGCCAACCAGCTTGAGCTTTTGCAGACCGCAGAGGCCGTTGCGCGCGAGAAGATGATTGACCCGGATCTGGTGATCCAGGCGATGGAAGACAGCCTCGCCCGTGCGGCGAAATCGCGTTACGGCGCCGATATGGACATCCGTGTCGCCATCGATCGCAAGACGGGCCGCGCAAGCTTCACCCGCGTGCGCACCGTGGTCGAGGATGATGCGGTTGAGAACTACCACGCCCAGCTGACTGTCAAACAGGCGAAAGACTACCTGAAAGACCCGGCCATCGGCGACGAGATCGTTGACGAAGTGCCCCCGGTCGATCTGGGCCGCATCGCCGCGCAATCGGCGAAACAGGTGATCCTGCAGCGCGTTCGCGAGGCTGAGCGTGATCGTCAGTTCGACGAATTCAAGGATCGCAAGGGCACCATCATCAACGGCGCAGTCAAACGCGAAGAATATGGCAATGTCATCGTCGATATCGGCCGTGGCGAGGGCATCCTGCGCCGCAACGAAAAGATCGGCCGCGAAGCGTATCGCATCGGCGACCGCATCCGCTGCTATATCAAAGACGTGCGCCGCGAAGTCCGTGGCCCGCAGGTGTTCCTGTCGCGCACCGACCCGCAATTCATGGCCGAGCTCTTCAAGATGGAAGTGCCGGAAATCTATGACGGCATCATCGAGATCAAGGCCGTGGCCCGTGACCCCGGCTCGCGCGCCAAGATCGCAGTGATTTCCTATGACAACTCGATCGATCCGGTCGGCGCCTGCGTCGGTATGCGCGGCAGCCGCGTCCAGGCCGTGGTGAACGAGCTGCAGGGCGAGAAGATCGACATCATTCCGTGGAACCAGGACCAGGCGACCTTCCTCGTGAACGCGCTGCAACCGGCCCAGGTCTCCAAGGTTGTCTTCGACGATGAAGGCGGCAAGATCGAGGTCGTGGTACCGGACGAGCAGCTCTCGCTCGCCATCGGCCGTCGCGGTCAGAACGTGCGTCTGGCCTCGCAGCTGACGGCTCTGGACATCGATATCCTGACCGAAGCCGAAGAATCGACCCGCCGCCAGGCTGAATTCGCCGCCCGCACCGCGCTCTTCATGGAGACGCTGGACGTGGACGAGATGATGGCGCAGCTCTTGGTGGCCGAAGGCTTCACCAATCTCGAAGAAGTCGCCTATGTCGACCAGGACGAGCTTTTGTCCATCGACGGCTTTGACGAAGGCACCGCAGACGAATTGCAGGCCCGCGCCCGCGACTACCTGGAAGAGCAGGCGAAAAAGTCTCTGGAAGCCGCCCGCGCGATGGGTGTCGAGGAAAGCCTCATTGAATTCGAGGGCCTCACTCCCCAGATGCTGGAAGTGCTGGGTAAAGACGGCGTGAAGACGCTGGAAGATTTCGCAACCTGCGCCGACTGGGAACTGGCCGGCGGCTGGACCACGGAAAACGGCCAGCGCAAGAAAGACGACGGCCTGCTCGAGAAATTCGGCGTGTCGCTTGATGATGCACAGAACCTGGTCATGACCGCGCGCGTCATGCTGGGTTGGGTCGACCCGACCGAAATGATGCCGGCAGAGGCAGAAGAGACCGAAGAAGATGAAACCGGCGAAGAGGAGACCGGGGCCTGA
- the rimP gene encoding ribosome maturation factor RimP — protein MSDLIAKTAIDRRLAEIATPVIEGLGYELVRIRLMGGQGRVQRTLQIMADRPEGGIGVEDCSKISTAVSAVFDVEDPIEENYVLEVSSPGIDRPLTREKDFEAWAGWEARIETTELIEGQRRFKGELKGVEDGEILIEIEQHGQLVIIGLQFDWLADAKLVLTDELIAEMLRQRKVALPEEGGFDEIEEVEGEEEDISDTPETKH, from the coding sequence ATGTCCGACCTGATCGCAAAAACCGCCATTGACCGCCGCCTCGCCGAAATCGCCACTCCGGTGATCGAGGGGCTCGGCTATGAACTGGTGCGCATCCGTCTGATGGGCGGCCAGGGCAGGGTCCAGCGCACCCTCCAGATCATGGCCGACAGGCCCGAGGGCGGCATCGGCGTCGAAGATTGCTCGAAAATCTCGACTGCGGTGTCGGCGGTTTTCGACGTCGAAGACCCGATCGAAGAGAATTACGTGCTCGAGGTCTCCTCGCCCGGCATCGACCGCCCGCTGACCCGGGAGAAGGATTTCGAAGCCTGGGCCGGCTGGGAAGCGCGGATCGAGACGACCGAGCTGATCGAAGGCCAGCGCCGCTTTAAGGGCGAGCTGAAAGGCGTCGAGGATGGCGAGATCCTGATCGAGATCGAACAGCACGGTCAGCTTGTGATCATCGGGCTGCAATTCGACTGGCTGGCGGATGCGAAACTGGTCCTGACGGATGAGCTGATCGCCGAGATGCTGCGCCAGCGCAAAGTCGCACTGCCCGAAGAGGGCGGTTTTGACGAGATCGAAGAAGTCGAAGGCGAAGAGGAAGACATTTCCGACACGCCCGAGACGAAACACTGA
- the infB gene encoding translation initiation factor IF-2 has product MSDTDGKKPLGLGGGGPRSGSVKQSFSHGRTHAVVVETKRKRVVVPAQAKPGTAAGGAGASHLGDPSKRPAGISDAEMQRRLDALRSAKAREQEDAARRAAEEKEREEERQRRREEIEAKEREDRQREAALRAKAEEEERVKREAEEEAKAKAAARKADVLGTQRRQPAAPEAPAKTAAEADPGVPADRGAGQSRPRPGATDATGPRPATTPRKTERERENRDTDRGAARRGEGDRRAGKLTLSAATNEEGGRQRSLAAMKRKQEKARQKAMGFSKPEKQARDVQLPETIVISELANRMAERAADVVKSLMKMGMMVTMNQSIDADTAELVIGEFGHRAVRVSDADVEQSIDTVVDKADDLITRSPVVTIMGHVDHGKTSLLDKIRKATVATGEAGGITQHIGAYQVKAPNGQLITFLDTPGHAAFTSMRARGAQVTDIVVLVVAADDAVMPQTVEAISHAKAAGVPIIVAINKIDKPSANPTKVRTDLLQHEIVVEAMSGDVQDVEVSAHTGQGIDDLLEAIAIQAEVLDLKANPNRAARAAVVEAKLDVGRGPVATVLVQNGTLKKGDIFVVGEKWGKVRALVNDKGETVLEAGPSVPVEVLGLDGTPSAGDTLDVVASEAQAREIADYREKATKDKRAAAGAATTLEQLMAKAKADKDVAVLPVIVKADVQGSAEAIVQALEKVGNDEVRIRILHYGVGAITDSDVGLADASGAPILAFNVRPNATARASAQQKSVEIRYYSIIYDLLDDMKQAASGMLKAEIREHFIGYAKILEVFRITGTGNVAGCLVTEGIARRSAGVRLLRDNVVIHEGTLKTLKRHKDEVKEVQSGTECGMAFERYEDIRQGDVIEIFEREEIQRSL; this is encoded by the coding sequence ATGAGCGATACTGACGGCAAAAAACCCCTCGGGCTTGGCGGTGGTGGCCCACGTTCCGGTTCGGTGAAGCAAAGCTTCTCGCACGGACGCACCCATGCGGTGGTCGTAGAGACCAAACGCAAGCGCGTTGTGGTGCCTGCCCAGGCAAAGCCCGGTACGGCTGCCGGCGGGGCCGGCGCGTCGCATCTGGGCGACCCGTCGAAACGGCCCGCAGGCATCTCTGATGCTGAAATGCAGCGCCGCCTCGACGCTCTGCGCAGTGCCAAAGCACGCGAGCAGGAAGATGCAGCCAGACGGGCTGCCGAGGAAAAAGAACGCGAAGAGGAACGCCAGCGCCGCCGCGAGGAAATCGAGGCGAAAGAGCGCGAGGATCGCCAGCGCGAGGCCGCTCTCCGGGCGAAAGCCGAAGAGGAAGAGCGCGTCAAGCGCGAGGCCGAGGAAGAGGCTAAGGCCAAAGCCGCAGCCCGTAAGGCTGATGTGCTTGGCACGCAGCGTCGTCAGCCCGCAGCCCCCGAAGCGCCTGCAAAGACCGCAGCCGAAGCCGATCCGGGCGTACCCGCAGATCGCGGCGCCGGCCAGAGCCGTCCGCGCCCCGGTGCAACCGACGCCACCGGCCCGCGCCCGGCCACCACGCCGCGCAAGACCGAGCGCGAGCGTGAGAATCGCGACACCGATCGCGGCGCCGCACGTCGCGGCGAAGGCGACCGCCGTGCCGGCAAGCTGACACTCTCGGCTGCGACCAATGAAGAAGGCGGACGTCAGCGCAGCCTTGCTGCGATGAAGCGCAAGCAGGAAAAGGCCCGCCAGAAGGCAATGGGCTTCTCGAAGCCCGAGAAGCAGGCCCGCGATGTGCAGTTGCCTGAGACCATTGTGATCAGCGAACTGGCGAACCGGATGGCCGAACGTGCCGCCGATGTCGTCAAATCGCTGATGAAAATGGGCATGATGGTCACGATGAACCAATCCATTGATGCCGATACGGCTGAACTGGTGATCGGGGAATTCGGCCACCGTGCTGTCCGCGTCTCGGATGCTGACGTTGAACAGTCGATCGACACCGTTGTGGACAAAGCCGATGACCTGATCACCCGCTCGCCGGTTGTGACGATCATGGGCCATGTCGACCACGGCAAGACCTCGCTCCTGGACAAGATCCGCAAGGCTACTGTGGCCACGGGTGAAGCCGGCGGCATCACCCAGCATATCGGCGCCTATCAGGTGAAAGCCCCGAACGGCCAGCTGATCACCTTCCTCGACACGCCCGGCCACGCGGCCTTCACCTCGATGCGCGCCCGTGGCGCCCAGGTGACGGATATCGTGGTGCTGGTGGTCGCGGCGGATGACGCGGTTATGCCGCAGACGGTCGAGGCGATTTCCCACGCGAAAGCGGCGGGCGTCCCGATCATCGTGGCGATCAACAAAATCGACAAACCTTCGGCCAATCCGACCAAGGTGCGCACCGATCTTCTGCAGCACGAGATCGTCGTCGAGGCGATGTCGGGCGACGTGCAGGATGTCGAGGTCTCGGCCCATACCGGCCAGGGCATTGACGACCTGCTGGAAGCCATCGCGATCCAGGCCGAAGTGCTTGACCTGAAAGCCAACCCGAACCGGGCCGCCCGTGCGGCCGTGGTCGAGGCCAAGCTGGATGTGGGCCGCGGCCCGGTGGCGACGGTTCTCGTGCAGAACGGCACGCTGAAGAAGGGCGATATCTTCGTCGTCGGCGAGAAATGGGGTAAGGTCCGCGCGCTTGTGAATGACAAGGGCGAGACCGTGCTTGAAGCCGGTCCTTCGGTTCCGGTCGAGGTTCTTGGCCTAGATGGGACGCCTTCGGCTGGTGACACGCTTGACGTGGTGGCATCCGAGGCCCAGGCCCGCGAGATCGCCGATTACCGCGAGAAAGCGACCAAGGACAAACGTGCGGCTGCCGGTGCTGCAACCACGCTGGAACAGCTGATGGCGAAAGCCAAGGCTGACAAGGATGTGGCCGTGCTGCCGGTGATCGTGAAGGCAGACGTCCAGGGCTCGGCTGAGGCCATTGTCCAGGCGCTGGAAAAGGTTGGCAATGACGAGGTCCGGATCCGGATCCTGCATTACGGTGTCGGGGCTATCACCGATTCGGATGTGGGCCTGGCCGATGCTTCGGGCGCGCCGATCCTTGCCTTCAACGTGCGTCCCAACGCGACCGCCCGCGCTTCGGCGCAGCAAAAGAGCGTCGAGATCCGCTATTATTCGATCATCTATGATCTGCTGGATGATATGAAACAGGCGGCTTCGGGCATGCTCAAGGCCGAGATCCGCGAGCATTTCATCGGCTATGCGAAGATCCTCGAGGTCTTCCGCATCACCGGCACCGGCAATGTCGCAGGCTGTCTGGTCACCGAAGGCATTGCCCGCCGTTCGGCTGGCGTGCGCCTGCTGCGTGACAATGTGGTGATCCATGAAGGCACGCTGAAAACGCTGAAGCGCCACAAGGACGAGGTCAAAGAGGTCCAGTCCGGCACCGAATGCGGTATGGCGTTTGAACGCTACGAGGATATCCGTCAGGGCGACGTGATCGAGATCTTCGAACGCGAAGAGATCCAGCGCAGCCTCTGA